The following are from one region of the Stanieria cyanosphaera PCC 7437 genome:
- a CDS encoding phosphotransferase produces the protein MAFLLSTENVVNYLQDQQLCHPNEQLLKPIAAKEYKNFNLVVSFNNNRHFLIKQERFDSQEKTNGDLHNEWLINQFFNQFDQLSSLRSLASEVISFDSSSSILVLSYLPDHLTLSEIYTARQDFPSQLAASVGYALAQVHRLTWQQEEYQNYLKHNSQDNSVDKKPNFLRGLERIGPGVFAQICTDAIEFFKLYQRYPSLHQAVVKLYENFQLSCLTHNDLRLSNILVDSQWEKQLKQNKSNTSSLIKLIDWEFFHWGDPAFDLGILIAQYLQRWLNSLYINNALDLETSLRLATTPLEKLQPSIAAIMITYIQNFPKILKYYPQFILKTIQFAGLALIKETQNSIEYHEPFDNRAIATLQVAKSLLCYPNQALSVITGKTESDLLATQSVAA, from the coding sequence ATGGCTTTTTTATTAAGTACAGAAAATGTAGTTAATTATTTGCAGGATCAACAACTTTGTCATCCTAATGAACAATTGTTAAAACCAATTGCAGCCAAAGAATATAAAAACTTTAATTTAGTAGTTAGTTTTAATAACAATCGCCATTTTTTAATCAAACAAGAACGTTTTGATAGTCAAGAAAAAACGAACGGCGATCTTCATAATGAATGGCTAATTAATCAATTTTTCAATCAATTCGATCAATTAAGCTCTTTGCGATCGCTTGCTTCTGAAGTAATTTCTTTTGATTCTAGTAGTTCTATTTTAGTCCTTAGTTATCTTCCCGATCATCTAACCCTTTCAGAAATTTATACAGCAAGACAAGATTTTCCGTCCCAGTTAGCTGCTAGTGTAGGTTATGCCTTAGCACAAGTTCATCGTTTGACTTGGCAACAAGAAGAATATCAAAACTATCTCAAACACAATTCTCAAGACAACTCAGTGGACAAAAAGCCTAATTTTTTACGTGGATTAGAAAGAATTGGTCCAGGAGTTTTTGCTCAAATCTGTACTGATGCGATCGAGTTTTTTAAATTATATCAACGTTATCCTAGTCTGCATCAAGCGGTAGTCAAATTATACGAAAATTTTCAGCTTAGTTGTTTAACTCATAATGACCTAAGACTGAGTAATATACTGGTTGATTCTCAATGGGAAAAACAGCTAAAACAGAACAAATCAAATACCTCTTCTTTGATCAAACTAATTGATTGGGAATTTTTTCACTGGGGAGATCCTGCCTTTGATCTTGGTATTTTAATAGCCCAATATTTACAACGATGGTTGAATAGTTTATATATCAATAATGCCCTTGACCTGGAAACTTCTCTACGTTTGGCTACTACTCCCCTAGAAAAATTGCAACCGAGCATAGCTGCAATTATGATTACTTATATACAAAACTTTCCCAAAATTTTAAAATACTATCCTCAATTTATTCTCAAAACAATTCAATTTGCTGGACTAGCTTTAATCAAAGAAACTCAAAACAGTATTGAATATCACGAGCCTTTTGATAATCGAGCTATTGCGACTCTCCAGGTTGCCAAAAGCTTGTTGTGTTATCCTAATCAGGCTTTATCAGTAATTACGGGAAAAACTGAATCAGATTTATTAGCTACTCAATCTGTTGCTGCTTAA
- a CDS encoding DUF6439 family protein: MSEITPLSKTELLKEIDTVELAQVLAERLAIAPQDWHRLKANRQAQAGQQLGAALVFLLKNQPQEALLRLHQATGWLDRSISAPPCPTHGEKK, from the coding sequence ATGTCTGAAATAACTCCACTATCCAAAACTGAACTTCTCAAAGAAATAGATACAGTAGAATTAGCCCAGGTTTTAGCTGAACGTCTTGCGATCGCACCCCAGGATTGGCATCGTCTCAAAGCTAATCGTCAAGCGCAAGCTGGACAACAATTAGGTGCTGCTTTAGTTTTTCTCCTAAAAAATCAGCCTCAAGAAGCATTACTCCGTCTTCATCAAGCTACAGGCTGGCTAGATCGTTCTATTTCTGCACCTCCTTGTCCTACTCACGGTGAGAAGAAGTAA
- a CDS encoding YqaE/Pmp3 family membrane protein codes for MKILQILTAILLPPLGVYLTIGISPALIINILLTVLGWIPGIIHALWIISKQSEQYNV; via the coding sequence ATGAAAATTCTTCAAATTCTTACTGCTATTTTGCTTCCGCCTTTAGGAGTATATTTAACTATAGGTATTAGTCCAGCTTTAATCATCAACATCTTGCTAACTGTTCTTGGTTGGATTCCAGGAATTATTCATGCACTTTGGATCATTTCCAAACAGTCAGAACAATATAATGTCTAG
- a CDS encoding helix-turn-helix domain-containing protein: MEEQTKYLVALLTKFLPNDLPTQLRPEYRRRLEIILRTNLGQSQAEICAALGCSQETARYWMSIAQTDGAKSWSTHPLGRPKRVNDQYINRLKELVSHSPKDYGYSFDRWTARWLRKQLAQEFEIDISDRHINRLLQQMGLSTRGCQSEVKLNQNNPKITIDDLHPPTSPQSDESLWWFQNKI; the protein is encoded by the coding sequence ATGGAAGAGCAAACTAAATATTTGGTAGCTTTATTAACGAAATTTCTACCAAATGATTTACCTACACAATTGCGTCCAGAATATCGTCGTCGTTTGGAAATTATTTTACGAACTAATCTTGGTCAGTCCCAAGCAGAAATTTGTGCTGCCTTGGGTTGTTCTCAGGAAACAGCACGTTATTGGATGAGTATAGCTCAAACAGATGGAGCAAAAAGCTGGTCTACTCATCCTCTTGGTAGACCAAAACGAGTTAATGACCAGTATATAAATCGATTAAAAGAGCTTGTTAGTCATAGTCCTAAAGATTATGGTTATTCTTTTGATCGTTGGACTGCTCGATGGCTAAGAAAACAGTTAGCACAAGAATTTGAGATTGATATTAGCGATCGCCATATTAATCGTTTACTACAACAAATGGGACTTTCTACCCGTGGTTGTCAATCTGAGGTCAAACTAAACCAAAATAACCCAAAAATTACCATTGACGACCTCCATCCCCCTACTTCCCCCCAGTCAGACGAATCATTATGGTGGTTTCAGAACAAGATTTAA
- a CDS encoding response regulator, with translation MNSSLSKIIEILLVEDSHSDAQLVAKVFEKANLTTHLEIVKDGVEALAFLNREGRYSQMPRPNLILLDLHLPKKDGIGVLTAIKTDVNLRDIPVIILTTSDTQEDIIDCYKMDANCYLTKPRNLKQFQAIIKTIESFWLKCVQLPTN, from the coding sequence ATGAATAGTAGTTTATCTAAAATAATAGAAATTCTGTTGGTAGAAGATTCTCACAGTGATGCTCAATTGGTTGCCAAAGTTTTTGAAAAAGCTAATTTGACTACTCATTTAGAAATTGTTAAAGATGGAGTAGAAGCACTAGCCTTTCTGAACCGAGAAGGTCGATATAGTCAAATGCCTCGTCCCAATTTAATTTTACTAGACCTTCATCTACCCAAAAAAGATGGCATCGGTGTTTTAACGGCAATTAAAACAGATGTAAATCTTCGGGATATTCCTGTAATCATTTTAACTACTTCAGATACTCAAGAAGACATTATTGATTGCTATAAAATGGATGCTAATTGTTATTTAACCAAGCCTCGTAATTTGAAGCAATTTCAAGCAATTATCAAAACTATTGAAAGCTTTTGGTTAAAATGTGTACAATTACCAACAAATTGA
- the rpsD gene encoding 30S ribosomal protein S4, whose protein sequence is MSRYRGPRLRVVRRLGGLPGLSRKSPRKTYPPGQHGQARKKRSEYAVRLEEKQKLRYNYGVTEKQLIRYVRKARRATGSTGTALLEMLEMRLDNTIFRLGMAGTIPGARQLVNHGHITVNGRVVNIASYQCRPGDVIAVRDRDRSRRLVETNMEYPGLANLPSHLEFDKNTFTGKVNGIIEREWIALQINELLVIEYYSRMA, encoded by the coding sequence ATGTCTCGATATCGGGGTCCCCGTTTACGGGTAGTACGCCGTCTAGGGGGCTTGCCAGGATTAAGTCGTAAAAGTCCTCGGAAAACTTATCCACCTGGTCAACATGGTCAAGCTCGTAAAAAACGTTCAGAATACGCTGTTCGTCTAGAAGAAAAACAGAAACTTCGCTACAACTACGGAGTTACTGAAAAACAATTAATCCGTTATGTGCGCAAAGCACGTCGAGCTACAGGTTCAACTGGAACAGCATTGTTGGAAATGTTAGAAATGCGCCTAGACAATACGATCTTTCGGTTGGGGATGGCAGGAACGATTCCAGGAGCGCGTCAGTTAGTTAACCACGGTCACATTACGGTTAATGGTAGAGTAGTTAACATTGCTAGTTATCAATGCCGTCCTGGAGATGTAATTGCTGTGCGTGATCGCGATCGCTCTCGTCGTCTAGTAGAAACTAATATGGAATATCCTGGCTTGGCTAATTTACCTAGTCATCTTGAATTTGATAAAAATACTTTTACAGGAAAAGTCAACGGAATCATTGAACGGGAATGGATTGCTTTACAAATCAATGAACTGTTAGTAATTGAGTATTATTCTCGTATGGCATAG
- a CDS encoding phage holin family protein has product MLSSLLTLLATALSLLVVDIIFPGVNLANFPAAIIAAVAIGIVNSGVRPVLSLLSLPLNIVSLGGFSLVVNGLCFWLASILVPGFQVHGLIAFILAPVLLSGVNTFLNNYFVDRYPSLTGTEVKKLNKPVNE; this is encoded by the coding sequence ATGTTATCATCACTTTTAACTTTACTAGCCACAGCCCTGAGTCTGCTAGTGGTAGATATTATCTTTCCTGGAGTAAATTTAGCGAATTTTCCTGCTGCTATAATTGCTGCTGTAGCGATTGGAATAGTTAATTCTGGAGTCAGACCTGTTCTTTCTCTATTATCCTTACCTCTAAATATCGTTAGTTTGGGAGGATTTTCTCTCGTAGTTAATGGTTTATGTTTTTGGTTAGCTTCAATTCTTGTACCAGGTTTTCAAGTTCACGGATTAATTGCTTTTATCTTGGCTCCAGTTCTTTTGTCAGGAGTTAATACCTTTTTAAATAATTATTTTGTAGATAGATATCCTAGTCTGACAGGAACTGAAGTTAAAAAACTAAACAAGCCTGTTAATGAATAG
- the ilvC gene encoding ketol-acid reductoisomerase: protein MARMYYDEDANLDLLASKTVAIIGYGSQGHAHALNLKDSGINVIVGLYPGSKSIAKAEAAGLTVKNVADAAAAADLIMILLPDEAQKSIYKKEIEPNLSEGKILAFAHGFNIHFGQVVPPEFVDVVMVAPKGPGHLVRRTYEQGQGVPCLFAVYQDASGQARDRAMAYAKGIGGTRAGILETTFREETETDLFGEQAVLCGGLSALIKAGFETLVEAGYQPELAYFECLHEVKLIVDLVVEGGLAKMRDSISNTAEYGDYTRGPRVVTDATKAEMRKILSEIQSGQFAREFVLENQSGKPGFTAMRRQEAEHSIEEVGKDLRAMFSWLKNK from the coding sequence ATGGCGCGGATGTACTATGATGAGGATGCCAATTTAGACTTGTTGGCTAGTAAAACTGTAGCGATTATTGGTTATGGTTCTCAAGGACACGCTCATGCTCTCAATTTAAAAGATAGCGGAATTAACGTTATTGTCGGTTTATACCCTGGTAGTAAATCCATCGCCAAAGCAGAAGCAGCAGGTTTAACTGTGAAAAATGTTGCTGATGCAGCAGCAGCAGCAGACCTAATTATGATTTTGCTCCCAGATGAAGCACAAAAAAGTATCTATAAGAAAGAAATTGAACCAAATCTCAGCGAAGGTAAGATTCTAGCTTTTGCTCACGGTTTCAATATTCATTTTGGTCAAGTTGTTCCTCCAGAATTTGTTGATGTTGTCATGGTTGCACCAAAGGGTCCTGGACATCTAGTTAGACGCACCTACGAACAAGGACAAGGCGTTCCCTGTTTATTTGCTGTTTATCAAGACGCTTCTGGACAAGCACGCGATCGCGCTATGGCCTATGCTAAAGGTATTGGTGGTACTCGTGCAGGTATTTTGGAAACTACTTTTAGAGAGGAAACAGAAACCGATTTGTTTGGGGAACAAGCGGTTCTTTGTGGCGGTTTGAGTGCTTTAATTAAAGCTGGATTTGAAACCTTAGTTGAAGCTGGTTATCAACCCGAACTTGCTTATTTTGAATGTCTTCATGAAGTTAAATTAATCGTCGACCTTGTGGTAGAAGGCGGTTTAGCTAAAATGCGCGATAGTATTTCTAATACTGCTGAATATGGAGATTATACTCGTGGCCCTCGTGTAGTAACTGACGCGACTAAAGCAGAGATGCGCAAAATTTTGTCAGAAATTCAATCTGGTCAATTTGCTCGGGAATTTGTTTTGGAAAATCAATCTGGTAAACCTGGTTTTACTGCTATGCGTCGTCAAGAAGCAGAACATTCGATTGAGGAAGTTGGTAAAGATTTACGAGCAATGTTTAGTTGGTTAAAAAATAAATAA
- a CDS encoding SDR family NAD(P)-dependent oxidoreductase, with amino-acid sequence MSKNKVLLKKTILITGASTGIGAALAKMLAQEFDDLSLVLAARNQTQLELVADQCRQAGAEVLVVPTDLAQLEQVQNLAQLALQHFGRVDILVNNAGYGQMGPIELIPPKAAQEQFAVNFHAPLVLAQTLIPIMRKQGQGRIVNISSLGGRIPFPTAGMYSCSKFALEALSDVLRMELKAFNIKVTVVEPGPVVTDFFRVAGEKIQTSIVNYKQTPYAPAFENIEAIDQQLDLLGWSAAKTARIIIKAMTARNPRPRYVAATGGNILVFMMTKIFPTWARDDFWKRFYGIDKVEREWKKQLSINSKQ; translated from the coding sequence ATGTCAAAAAATAAAGTTTTATTAAAAAAAACTATTTTGATTACTGGTGCTTCAACGGGTATTGGTGCTGCTTTAGCCAAAATGCTAGCCCAAGAATTTGATGATCTTAGTTTAGTATTAGCTGCACGCAATCAAACTCAACTAGAATTAGTAGCTGATCAATGTCGTCAAGCTGGTGCGGAAGTATTAGTAGTCCCAACAGATCTAGCTCAACTAGAACAAGTACAAAATTTAGCTCAACTAGCACTTCAACATTTTGGTAGAGTCGATATTTTAGTCAACAATGCAGGTTATGGGCAAATGGGACCAATAGAATTGATACCCCCAAAAGCAGCCCAAGAACAATTTGCTGTCAATTTCCATGCTCCTTTAGTTCTGGCTCAAACCCTAATTCCAATTATGCGAAAGCAAGGTCAAGGAAGAATTGTTAATATTAGTTCTCTTGGCGGTAGAATACCTTTTCCCACTGCAGGAATGTATAGCTGTTCCAAATTTGCTTTAGAAGCTCTTAGCGATGTCTTAAGAATGGAATTGAAAGCTTTTAATATTAAAGTTACTGTGGTTGAACCTGGTCCTGTGGTGACCGATTTTTTCCGTGTAGCTGGAGAAAAAATCCAAACAAGTATCGTTAATTACAAACAAACTCCCTATGCTCCTGCTTTTGAAAATATCGAAGCTATAGACCAACAATTAGACTTGCTCGGTTGGAGTGCTGCTAAAACCGCCAGAATAATCATCAAAGCAATGACTGCTCGTAACCCTCGTCCTCGTTATGTGGCTGCCACAGGGGGAAATATTCTAGTTTTTATGATGACTAAAATATTCCCCACTTGGGCTAGAGATGATTTTTGGAAACGTTTTTATGGCATTGATAAAGTTGAACGGGAATGGAAAAAACAGTTATCAATTAACAGTAAACAGTAA
- the guaA gene encoding glutamine-hydrolyzing GMP synthase — protein sequence MIAIVDFGSQYSELIARRIRETQVYSEVISYRTSAEQLRQLNPKGIILSGGPSSVYDDYAPACDPEIWNLGIPILGVCYGMQLMVKQLGGKVTRAKRGEYGKAALHIDDPTDLLTNVEDGSTMWMSHGDSCTQLPTGFSTLAHTSNTLCAAIANPEKKLFGVQFHPEVVHSVGGIALIRNFVYHICQCEPSWTTEAFVEDAIREIRAKVGDKRVLLALSGGVDSSTLAFLLHRAIGDQLTCMFIDQGFMRKGEPERLMEIFDRQFHIPVEYVNARDRFLAKMVGVTDPEEKRRLIGHEFINVFEEESGRLGPFDYLAQGTLYPDVIESADTNVDPKTGERVAVKIKSHHNVGGLPEKLRFKLIEPLRKLFKDEVRNVARSIGLPEEIVRRHPFPGPGLAIRIIGEVTSERLNILRDADYIVRDEIANQGMYHDFWQAFAVLLPIRSVGVMGDKRTYAHPVVLRLIKSEDGMTADWAKVPYDLLETISNRIVNEVKGVNRVVYDITSKPPGTIEWE from the coding sequence ATGATTGCGATTGTTGATTTTGGCTCTCAGTACTCTGAATTAATTGCCCGAAGAATTCGTGAAACACAGGTATACTCAGAAGTAATTTCTTATCGAACGAGTGCCGAACAATTACGCCAACTAAACCCAAAAGGAATTATTCTTTCTGGAGGACCTAGTTCTGTTTACGATGATTATGCACCAGCTTGCGATCCAGAAATTTGGAATTTAGGGATTCCGATTTTAGGCGTTTGTTATGGAATGCAATTAATGGTTAAACAATTGGGAGGAAAAGTAACCAGAGCAAAACGAGGAGAATACGGTAAAGCTGCTCTTCATATCGATGATCCCACTGACTTACTAACAAATGTTGAAGATGGTTCAACTATGTGGATGAGTCACGGTGATTCTTGTACCCAGTTACCTACGGGTTTCTCGACTTTAGCCCATACTAGCAATACTCTCTGTGCTGCGATCGCAAATCCCGAGAAAAAATTATTTGGCGTTCAGTTTCATCCTGAAGTAGTTCATTCTGTTGGTGGCATCGCTTTAATTCGGAATTTTGTCTATCATATTTGTCAATGTGAACCTAGTTGGACAACCGAAGCCTTTGTTGAAGATGCGATCAGAGAAATTAGAGCTAAAGTAGGCGATAAAAGAGTTTTACTGGCTCTTTCTGGTGGAGTAGATTCTTCCACGCTCGCTTTTTTACTTCATCGCGCGATTGGTGACCAACTTACTTGTATGTTTATCGATCAAGGATTCATGCGTAAAGGTGAACCTGAAAGATTGATGGAAATTTTTGACCGGCAATTTCATATTCCTGTAGAATACGTTAATGCTCGCGATCGCTTTTTGGCTAAAATGGTCGGTGTAACAGATCCTGAAGAAAAACGTCGCTTGATCGGACATGAATTCATCAACGTATTTGAAGAAGAATCTGGACGATTAGGACCTTTTGACTATTTAGCCCAAGGAACTCTTTACCCTGATGTGATTGAATCTGCCGATACTAATGTCGATCCTAAAACAGGAGAAAGAGTCGCAGTCAAAATTAAAAGCCATCACAATGTCGGTGGACTACCAGAAAAATTACGTTTTAAATTAATCGAACCGCTACGAAAGCTTTTTAAAGACGAAGTTCGCAATGTTGCCCGTTCAATCGGTTTACCAGAAGAAATTGTACGTCGTCATCCCTTTCCTGGTCCAGGTTTAGCAATTCGGATTATTGGGGAAGTTACTTCTGAAAGACTTAATATTCTTCGTGACGCTGATTATATTGTCCGCGATGAAATTGCTAATCAGGGAATGTATCATGATTTTTGGCAAGCTTTTGCAGTGTTGTTACCAATTCGCAGTGTTGGAGTAATGGGAGATAAGCGTACTTATGCTCATCCTGTGGTTCTCCGTTTAATCAAGAGCGAAGATGGTATGACGGCAGATTGGGCAAAAGTTCCCTACGACCTCCTGGAGACAATTTCTAATCGGATTGTTAACGAGGTCAAAGGTGTCAATCGAGTAGTTTACGATATTACTTCTAAACCCCCTGGTACAATTGAATGGGAATAA
- a CDS encoding DNA-3-methyladenine glycosylase family protein, with amino-acid sequence MQLVKIASLNSNNFNSALKYLAQSDLDLAQILETLGNPPRWQREPGFPTLLQIILEQQVSLAAAKAVYQRLCNLVQPLTPENFLSLDEIQLKTIGFSRQKISYGRALSEAIINQQINLDWLADQEETIIRTQLKQIKGIGDWTIDNYLLMALQHWDVFPKGDLAVAIAVQKIKNLPTRPTPIQLELIAEAWRPWRAIATQILWHYYLNSKSTKLLHLSPRPSLQ; translated from the coding sequence TTGCAATTGGTAAAAATAGCATCTCTTAATTCAAATAATTTTAATTCTGCGTTAAAATATCTAGCTCAAAGCGATCTCGATTTAGCTCAAATTTTAGAAACTCTTGGCAATCCACCAAGGTGGCAACGAGAACCTGGTTTTCCTACCTTGTTGCAAATCATTTTAGAACAACAAGTATCTTTAGCTGCTGCTAAGGCTGTTTATCAAAGATTATGTAATCTTGTTCAACCTTTAACTCCAGAAAACTTTCTGAGCTTAGATGAAATTCAACTAAAAACTATTGGTTTTAGTCGTCAAAAAATTAGTTATGGTCGTGCTTTATCTGAAGCAATTATTAATCAACAAATAAATCTTGATTGGTTAGCAGACCAAGAAGAAACTATTATTAGAACTCAATTAAAACAAATTAAAGGAATTGGCGATTGGACAATCGATAATTATTTATTAATGGCTTTACAACACTGGGATGTTTTTCCTAAAGGAGATTTAGCTGTTGCGATCGCTGTACAAAAAATTAAAAATCTTCCTACTCGTCCGACACCGATACAATTAGAATTAATCGCTGAAGCTTGGCGACCTTGGCGTGCTATAGCTACTCAAATTTTGTGGCATTATTATCTAAATTCCAAATCAACTAAATTATTGCATCTTTCACCTCGCCCAAGTCTTCAATAA
- a CDS encoding T3SS effector HopA1 family protein, with protein MTNSTTNLLNQPSEQFLQTDLVKILDKIAGEIEIKSDFSISQPQLGDFFLKDKIDVQFQQLSPAVQQQYLCVRLQTLLHELYYRQSQVETLQPEKLENQPIKWTKSKFYQQLHAHNFGQGYFDPGWLVIDEEQNELLPVRKNDLTLHISPVRHLQPQDRQAKVGDLVAVKMPANLVEPEFYIAVGDGGAINEQNSDRFIVNIYFHLTAQGAVPMMSSITKKLNQLKIPFNFKVLYDSDDYPREDAAILSIERQQYEIVRSILKDIYSANCAYFQPEIPLFTKLLAPGLSLAEEPTAKTSAMENFGLHRFKPIAKGLITAWQQGDNLPQQKIELILEYFSEQQIDLKYPYLNANSEDVYMF; from the coding sequence ATGACCAACTCTACTACGAATTTATTAAATCAACCATCCGAACAATTTCTGCAAACAGATTTAGTGAAGATTTTAGACAAAATTGCTGGTGAAATTGAAATTAAGTCCGATTTTAGTATTAGTCAACCTCAATTAGGTGATTTTTTCCTCAAAGACAAAATTGATGTGCAATTTCAACAATTATCTCCAGCAGTTCAGCAACAGTATCTTTGTGTTAGGCTACAAACTCTACTACATGAGCTTTATTATCGTCAATCTCAAGTAGAAACTCTACAACCAGAAAAACTTGAAAATCAACCAATTAAATGGACAAAAAGCAAGTTTTATCAACAGTTACACGCTCATAATTTTGGTCAAGGTTATTTCGATCCTGGTTGGTTAGTTATTGATGAAGAACAAAACGAACTTTTACCCGTACGAAAAAACGATTTAACCTTACATATTAGTCCTGTTCGTCATCTCCAACCTCAAGACAGACAGGCAAAAGTTGGTGACTTAGTTGCAGTGAAAATGCCTGCTAATTTGGTAGAACCAGAATTTTATATTGCAGTCGGAGATGGAGGAGCGATTAATGAGCAGAATAGCGATCGCTTTATAGTTAATATCTATTTTCATCTTACTGCTCAAGGGGCAGTACCAATGATGAGTAGTATTACTAAAAAATTGAATCAACTTAAAATTCCGTTTAATTTTAAAGTTTTGTATGATTCTGACGATTATCCACGAGAAGATGCAGCTATTCTCAGCATCGAACGTCAACAGTACGAAATTGTCCGCTCAATTCTAAAGGATATTTATTCAGCTAATTGCGCTTATTTTCAGCCAGAAATACCTTTATTTACTAAATTACTTGCTCCTGGTTTGAGTTTAGCTGAAGAACCAACCGCTAAAACTTCTGCGATGGAAAATTTTGGCTTACATCGTTTTAAACCTATTGCTAAAGGTTTAATTACTGCCTGGCAACAAGGAGATAATTTGCCTCAACAAAAAATTGAGTTAATTCTGGAATATTTTTCTGAGCAACAGATTGATTTAAAATATCCTTATCTCAATGCTAATTCAGAAGATGTTTATATGTTTTAA
- the moaA gene encoding GTP 3',8-cyclase MoaA: MNKIDYLRLSLIDKCNFNCQYCMPEGKDINYLLTQDLLTDEEILILIREIFIPLGFSKFRLTGGEPLLRPGVVNLVKEIASLSETQDLAMTTNGFLLAKMAQDLYDAGLRRINISLDSLNPKTFNRIIGNRGFDRWNQTWKGIQTAYQVGFDPLKLNVVIIPGINDNEVLDLAALTIERNWHIRFIEFMPIGNTQLFNQEAWIASEELRKQIRSYWGLVESQVRGNGPADVFQIPGAKGTIGFISQMSECFCSRCNRMRLSADGWLRPCLLNETGQINLKTSLRQGMDLSKIRLKVKEILAIKPEINFEQRDSGTETGVYTRTMSQIGG; this comes from the coding sequence ATGAATAAAATAGATTATTTGCGCCTAAGTTTAATTGATAAATGTAACTTTAATTGTCAATATTGTATGCCTGAAGGTAAAGACATAAATTATCTTCTAACACAAGACTTGTTAACTGATGAAGAAATTTTAATTTTAATTCGAGAAATTTTTATTCCTTTAGGATTTAGTAAATTTCGTTTAACTGGAGGTGAACCTTTATTACGTCCTGGAGTAGTTAATTTAGTTAAAGAAATTGCTTCTTTATCTGAAACGCAAGACTTAGCCATGACTACTAATGGTTTTTTATTAGCAAAGATGGCTCAAGATTTGTATGATGCTGGGTTACGGCGAATTAATATTAGTTTGGATTCTCTCAATCCCAAAACTTTTAATCGCATTATTGGTAATCGAGGTTTTGATCGTTGGAATCAAACTTGGAAAGGGATTCAAACTGCTTATCAAGTAGGTTTTGATCCTTTAAAACTAAATGTAGTTATTATTCCTGGAATCAACGACAATGAAGTATTAGATTTAGCTGCTTTAACAATTGAGCGTAATTGGCATATTCGTTTTATTGAATTTATGCCGATTGGCAACACTCAGTTATTTAATCAAGAGGCTTGGATTGCTTCAGAAGAGTTAAGAAAACAAATACGTTCTTATTGGGGTTTGGTAGAATCACAAGTACGCGGAAATGGTCCTGCTGATGTGTTTCAGATTCCTGGAGCTAAAGGAACTATAGGATTTATTTCTCAGATGTCTGAATGTTTTTGTTCGCGTTGTAATCGAATGCGCTTGTCTGCGGATGGCTGGCTTCGTCCTTGCTTGCTGAATGAAACTGGTCAAATAAATCTTAAAACTTCTCTGCGACAAGGAATGGATTTGAGTAAAATAAGGCTTAAAGTTAAAGAAATACTGGCAATTAAACCAGAGATTAATTTTGAGCAAAGGGACTCTGGTACTGAAACAGGAGTTTATACTCGCACCATGTCCCAAATTGGCGGATAA